CTGAGGTTTACCCCATCCAGGTCTGAATTCTTTTGTTAAATGCTCTGCCAATTTCAATTCAATACTCCTTATCCTGGTCAACCACTCTTAGGGGGGCTTCTTGGTGGAGTAGTAATGAATTTCTACAGTTCACTTGTCTGCATAGAGGTCGTGCTGTGCCTGGCAGTAGTCTCCACTGCCCTTCAGAAACTCCATAAATGTGTGACCAAGAACACCACAGAACTGctgtaaagaaaaaggagaaaaaaacgAAATGAGCATATGTGAGGTAAGGTTATTTTTAAGACAATAAGCATTATAAACTGaataaatgaaaggagaaagacCAAGTTTCACATGGTTTATTCTTTAAATCCAagaattttatttgcataaaaatCCTGTTACCCTCCTTGACAAAGAAACTGTTTACTAGAAAgtcaatatatttattaaaacaaagttgCTATATCGAGTAGTTTTAATACtgaagatttaaatattttcaagtataaACTCAAAAGTGCTAACTTAGCAAGAAAATATGAAGTTTTAAGAACTCCCAGTGTACATATCTTCTACTGCAATTAAGAAATATCACAACACCTACTAAAGTTACACTGACCTTAAGCAGCCACACAAAGACACACATGAGATTCCTTAAACATTCACTCTGAATATTCAGACAACTACTGTTTAAACCAAACTACCATTCTCTACACAGAGACAGAATAACTTGCCTTAAAGGCTAATGCAATGGACAGACTTTGCATGTAAGAACCATTAATTCACATACAGAATagccagttaaaaaaaagaaaataacaccTTGGAAATGCAGGAGGCCTTGAAAGCAAACCCCAAAATCTTCGTGGCCTAACAAAATATCACAAGCTTTGAAACACGTTTTGAGACTTAAAGCGCGCAGACTTCTAAAGGAACATTTCACATACTTAAGGATGAAGACACAGCAGCTTTTATCTACACTTAATTGCCTTTCCGCACCATTGCTTTATTACTATATCAAGATAGTGGTTATACTCTAACTAAAAAAATATGAAGGCAAGTTTATTGAGTAGGTTATTCCTGCCCAGTAGCCTGCTATTTTCCTAAGATTAAATTTGCATATAAAGTCACTGCAAGATGCACAATCAGGAAGTAGATAGCTGATGAACTGCCATGAGTTATGCATTCATTTGCAGATGTTGCTGTGAATATGATCCAAGAATACATGCTTTCATGCACTCTGGAACCTTATGGCACAAGAGTTAGTTTCGTGCCCAGCCACAGTGGCAGTGCTGGTGATGATACCCAGAAGGCCCTTTCTACCTAGGgaacagaagggaagaagaaagttttGTTTCCCAAAAGGATAGATACAAGCTGAAACAGATGCTCACGAATTATTCTTAGGTATAATGAGAAACATCGCCAACCCTACAACTTctcaggaaaaatgaagtatgcCGGCCAGTCAACTTCAAACACTGGAAGGAATTCAAACATTTCGAAGTCCAAACAAAATATCATCCAACATACTTTGGGAATGGGTTAGCTGAGCATGCAATATTACAGAATTACTATCAGAGACTCACTGTTTTAAATGGGATTTTTGGTAGGCTGGGAAATCTATCTTTGCCTTCATAAATCTACTTACTAGAAAAATATACAATGTAGGTAAACTGTAGCAatattcagacttttttttaaccacaaacTCCATGCATCCATCCATGTACATGATCACGGCAAGCACACATGAGAAAATAAGCAACAGCATTTCAGTGCTCCTACCCTCAACTTTCTTTCAAATAACCATGAAAGAACCAGCCTGTGCTGAAAAGCAGCCCAACCGCAAGAAAGCAAATTCAAAAGATGAGAACCTAAAGAAAACTGCACAGTAAAGCCTGACAACTGCCAATGTCTTAAAACACTTTGTTGAAAAgggcaggaagaaaaagctacaTGCAAATAACTGAGGTTTGCTAGTTGCCATCCAGGATTTAGAGTCCCACTAAGACCCCACTGCAGACACTAAACCATATCCAGGAAGACTACAGCGAGCATATTCATAACAATGGGGAGTATTAAGCAGAAGTCACAACAGATCAAATGACCTAACAATTGCTGGTTTTCCTAAGAGGCCTCCTGGCAGCACAGGAGTTCTCCAAGGGCTCTATGCTTTTAAAGAACTGCAACAATGTTTTATATTGCAGGCATGGCTTTGCTCCATTCCTAAGCCCAGAGGAGAGGAAGTTCTTGTAACAGGGAAAAGTCATTCCAGTTTATACTGTAGCAGAGATGAACCATACAGTTACCAAGTACCTTTACAAAAAGCACACCAAATGCCTCCCGCCGTCCTTTTCGCATTTTCAGACAGCTTTTTGTTAACAACTTTTAAGGATGCACCTTACTGGcttaaaaacaagacaaaaaaaaaaaccagctgcTAACCAGTATAACAAACTAGTTAGCAGGAAGAGCACAAAAATGGCTGCACACACGCATTGCTGTCGTTCCAGAGGTACTATCATCACCATTTTAATGAAGACTAGAGGATTAATTCTCCAAGTAATTGGCAAATTTATTTGTGATGTAACCTGAgatcttgaaataaaataagcatgaaAAAGGAGCAGGAAGGATCCCTCAAAGAGTTAAAGGGCGACAGAATAACAGTAACCAGCAGAACGTGAGGAATTTCAAGCATCATCGACATACCAACCATACCAGCAAAAGGTAGATGGTGCACTAAGAAGTTCTAGGACCAGACTTACGGAACACCTAAAATAGCAACTGAGGACTGAAGAGGGCTTATTTAAAGTCACTTTCAATTAGTTTAAGAAGCAGAACGCCAGAAAGGCACAGGACAGCTTTAAGCAGATCCATCTGCACAAGGTCTTACACTGCTTTTCTCATGTG
This genomic stretch from Anser cygnoides isolate HZ-2024a breed goose chromosome 3, Taihu_goose_T2T_genome, whole genome shotgun sequence harbors:
- the LOC136790502 gene encoding uncharacterized homolog, with translation MIRLQSSMSNHIPQFCGVLGHTFMEFLKGSGDYCQAQHDLYADK